The Strigops habroptila isolate Jane chromosome 8, bStrHab1.2.pri, whole genome shotgun sequence genome includes a window with the following:
- the LOC115611683 gene encoding uncharacterized protein LOC115611683 isoform X2, which produces MNLLFFFQDTEVEPMNKDLLVCRCGGRQAEGAATSLQYSSHGNRPKKEEVQRQSHSSSLVWPEVMDIQLPGWVPWLTLREITWMWVQGGLFQLLNWILRWGSPGTTGVLQKQSIKMK; this is translated from the exons ATGaatttgctgtttttctttcaggacACTGAGGTTGAGCCTATGAACAAGGATCTCCTGGTTTGCAG ATGCGGAGGAAGGcaagcagaaggagcagcaaCCAGTTTGCAATACTCCAGTCATGGAAATAGGCCAAAAAAGGAGGAAGTCCAACGGCAAAGCCATTCCTCTAGCCTG GTGTGGCCGGAGGTGATGGATATCCAGCTTCCTGGCTGGGTTCCATGGCTGACACTCAGGGAGATCACATGG ATGTGGGTACAGGGAGGGCTCTTCCAGCTTCTCAACTGGATCCTGCGCTGGGGCTCACCTGGCACCACAGGG GTCCTCCAGAAGCAAAGTATAAAGATGAAATAG